The following are from one region of the Anaeropeptidivorans aminofermentans genome:
- a CDS encoding phosphate acyltransferase, translating into MSINLNIYYEKIKNSKAGYRLAVAAPYDGVIIRMLEEAYKEGIIKLWLVGEEEKIKTALSLSGLKEEDVNMIPSRTEDAADIACKLINDGKCDILMKGSIHTDELLRGIIRNKLMMPGRRISHIYAIHKPDGSALFISDPSIAIKPSLEEKIHITDNTIDFLKKLGIEKPRIAVVSSVENVNPKMESTVDAKNLTECFKSRNDCFVYGPLGLDNAVSQAAASLKKIENDVAGNADALIMPDLDSGNLLCKGLIYIAGLPAAGVLYGTSCPVVFTSRSASEDERMRTLYLACLNYELSKNNA; encoded by the coding sequence ATGAGCATCAATTTAAATATATATTATGAAAAAATAAAAAATTCCAAAGCCGGATACAGGCTGGCGGTCGCTGCCCCCTATGACGGCGTTATTATAAGAATGCTTGAAGAAGCTTATAAAGAAGGCATTATAAAGCTGTGGCTTGTAGGAGAAGAGGAAAAAATCAAAACCGCCCTTTCTTTGAGCGGCCTTAAGGAAGAAGACGTAAATATGATTCCTTCCAGGACAGAAGACGCTGCAGATATAGCGTGTAAGCTTATAAATGACGGAAAATGCGATATTTTAATGAAGGGCAGTATCCATACCGATGAGCTTCTCAGAGGGATTATAAGAAATAAGCTGATGATGCCGGGCCGGAGGATTTCCCATATATATGCGATACACAAGCCCGATGGAAGCGCTCTTTTCATATCCGACCCAAGCATTGCAATCAAACCTTCTTTAGAGGAAAAAATACATATTACGGATAATACCATAGATTTTTTAAAGAAGCTTGGCATAGAAAAGCCTCGTATTGCAGTAGTTTCAAGTGTGGAAAATGTAAACCCTAAAATGGAATCCACTGTGGACGCTAAAAACCTTACGGAATGCTTTAAATCAAGGAACGACTGCTTCGTATACGGTCCCTTAGGCCTTGACAATGCAGTATCTCAGGCGGCTGCAAGCCTTAAAAAAATTGAAAATGACGTAGCCGGCAACGCAGATGCACTTATTATGCCGGACCTTGATTCAGGAAACTTACTTTGCAAAGGGCTGATTTACATTGCAGGATTGCCTGCTGCCGGGGTTTTATACGGAACCTCCTGCCCAGTGGTTTTTACCTCCCGTTCGGCAAGTGAAGACGAAAGAATGCGAACCCTTTATCTTGCATGCTTGAATTATGAGCTAAGCAAAAATAATGCATAA
- the buk gene encoding butyrate kinase — translation MKNQERIIVGVNLGSTSSEAGVRLSDGRLLKKKLSHSESELSLPVGEQIDFRYKAIKDWLREEGADISKCGAVACRGGRLRPIPSGTYEVNDELLSDSNRTTEGDHASRLSVFVGKRLAEQSNCPVFVVDPISVDEFSPVARISGLKGTERKSLGHALNSKYVARKLAEDLGRKYEESRFLIAHMGGGASISLHINGKMVDLINDFEGAFTPERSGSLPMTEMLRLCGNNPIETVSKWVEGSGGIYSYLGTKRFDILEEKAMEKDEECEILLEAYVYQQKKSMGALLAVADFKIDGAALTGGIAHSQYVTKELSAVLSPCASVRIYPGSFEMEALIERTLGALEGEVERLHYPSGRVL, via the coding sequence ATGAAAAATCAAGAGAGGATAATAGTCGGTGTGAACTTAGGTTCTACCTCCAGTGAAGCAGGAGTAAGGCTTTCAGACGGAAGGCTTTTAAAGAAGAAACTTTCCCATAGTGAGTCTGAGCTTAGTCTTCCCGTAGGGGAGCAAATTGATTTCAGATATAAAGCAATTAAAGATTGGCTTAGGGAGGAAGGGGCAGATATTTCAAAATGCGGAGCCGTTGCTTGCCGTGGCGGAAGGCTCCGCCCCATACCTTCCGGTACATATGAGGTGAATGACGAACTTCTTTCGGACTCTAATAGAACAACAGAGGGCGACCATGCCTCTCGCCTTTCAGTTTTTGTAGGGAAAAGACTAGCAGAGCAATCCAATTGCCCCGTATTTGTAGTAGACCCTATTTCAGTAGACGAATTTAGCCCTGTGGCCCGTATTTCCGGCCTTAAAGGCACAGAAAGAAAATCTTTAGGCCATGCGCTTAACTCAAAATATGTTGCAAGAAAGCTTGCAGAAGATTTGGGAAGAAAATATGAAGAATCCCGTTTTTTAATTGCCCATATGGGCGGCGGAGCAAGTATTTCCCTCCATATTAATGGGAAAATGGTAGACCTTATAAATGATTTTGAAGGGGCATTTACGCCGGAGCGCTCAGGAAGCCTGCCTATGACGGAAATGCTTCGCCTCTGCGGCAATAATCCCATTGAAACGGTTTCAAAATGGGTGGAAGGCTCAGGCGGAATCTATTCTTATTTAGGAACCAAACGTTTTGATATTTTAGAAGAAAAAGCAATGGAAAAAGACGAGGAATGTGAAATTCTTCTTGAAGCCTATGTATACCAGCAGAAAAAAAGCATGGGCGCTCTTTTAGCCGTTGCAGACTTCAAGATAGACGGAGCGGCTCTTACGGGAGGAATAGCCCATTCCCAATATGTAACAAAGGAATTAAGCGCTGTGCTTTCGCCTTGTGCCTCTGTCAGAATTTATCCCGGAAGCTTTGAAATGGAGGCCCTCATTGAAAGAACCTTAGGCGCATTAGAAGGAGAAGTAGAAAGGCTTCATTATCCTTCGGGGAGGGTATTATGA
- a CDS encoding GntR family transcriptional regulator, whose amino-acid sequence MNADFGVRVDKKVSIPIHEQIYMQIKNQILAGELAVGDKLPSVRQMSDLINVNRHTISRAYLKLEEEGIVETFASSGTFVKGGMDVAKQKQTETLLEIISELFQKANTLGFDSNEVVAMAFAEMIRGDAPKRKGLFVDCNPYALKQYIEDVQREVELDVDGILLDDERLIKGGEGLELEKYDIIMTTIGHYAEVKSKLKKENIYALDFGPYLSVVNQIRQLDSSFNIAIVCINPSGTEGLLNVLVDLGIPKKKLFTASLNDMEDFHTVMNNVEVLVVSKYALQKDREAFEETGKIIIEYKNALQATSVTMLKQILAMYESEQAKRAISGASSKK is encoded by the coding sequence ATGAACGCAGATTTTGGCGTTAGAGTGGATAAGAAAGTAAGCATTCCTATTCACGAGCAGATTTATATGCAAATAAAGAATCAAATATTGGCAGGGGAACTTGCAGTAGGCGATAAACTTCCAAGCGTAAGACAGATGTCAGACCTTATAAATGTAAATAGGCATACCATTTCAAGAGCTTATCTGAAGCTTGAAGAAGAAGGTATTGTGGAGACCTTTGCATCTTCCGGCACATTTGTGAAAGGCGGAATGGATGTAGCGAAGCAAAAGCAGACGGAAACGCTTCTGGAGATTATATCGGAGCTTTTTCAGAAGGCAAACACTTTGGGCTTTGACAGCAATGAAGTCGTTGCCATGGCCTTTGCCGAAATGATTAGGGGCGACGCGCCAAAAAGGAAAGGCCTTTTTGTAGACTGTAACCCTTATGCTCTTAAGCAATATATCGAAGATGTTCAAAGAGAGGTAGAGCTTGACGTAGATGGTATTTTGCTTGACGATGAAAGGCTTATAAAAGGCGGGGAAGGCCTGGAGCTTGAAAAATATGACATTATTATGACAACCATAGGCCATTATGCCGAGGTAAAAAGCAAGCTTAAAAAAGAAAATATATATGCCCTTGATTTCGGCCCTTATCTTTCGGTGGTCAATCAGATAAGACAGCTTGACAGCTCCTTTAATATTGCAATCGTATGTATAAACCCCAGCGGAACAGAAGGTCTTTTAAATGTACTGGTCGATTTGGGGATACCAAAGAAAAAGCTTTTTACCGCAAGCCTTAACGATATGGAAGATTTCCATACTGTAATGAACAATGTGGAAGTTCTCGTAGTATCAAAATATGCTTTGCAAAAAGACAGGGAAGCCTTCGAAGAAACAGGAAAAATCATAATAGAATATAAAAATGCTTTACAGGCCACATCTGTAACAATGCTTAAACAGATTTTGGCCATGTACGAAAGCGAACAGGCAAAACGTGCCATATCAGGAGCTTCCAGCAAAAAATAA
- a CDS encoding DUF2225 domain-containing protein, producing MSETNKTAEELINERYVVEKEATCPVCESHFKHSIVRKIKIKNVGSDIDLRHYYEPVDPLYYDITTCSQCGYAADAIFFDTLKRAQRDKLVTELSKQYTSVKYPAVYTAKETLAMIKQAFFCADIKESLKSEKAYLCLKTAWLFRDLGDKEKEMKFLESAALGFEAAYTEEEFPICTMDNYTYRYLIGAINYLCGEYEKSSRWIYEIVAEQNINPRLKKRAEDLKNDLRQKIAEAAEKKKKEQ from the coding sequence TTGAGTGAAACCAATAAAACGGCTGAAGAACTGATTAATGAGAGATATGTAGTGGAAAAAGAGGCCACTTGCCCGGTTTGCGAAAGCCATTTTAAACATTCCATAGTGCGTAAGATAAAAATAAAAAACGTGGGTTCGGATATTGATTTAAGGCATTATTATGAGCCTGTGGACCCTTTGTATTACGACATAACCACCTGCAGCCAATGTGGATACGCCGCCGATGCCATATTTTTTGATACTCTTAAGAGGGCTCAAAGGGATAAGCTTGTTACTGAGCTTAGCAAGCAGTACACTTCGGTAAAGTATCCTGCAGTCTATACTGCAAAGGAAACTTTAGCAATGATAAAGCAGGCATTTTTCTGTGCCGATATAAAGGAATCGCTGAAAAGCGAAAAGGCCTATTTATGTTTAAAGACCGCATGGTTATTCAGAGACCTAGGGGATAAAGAAAAAGAAATGAAATTTTTAGAGTCTGCCGCATTAGGTTTTGAAGCTGCATATACCGAGGAGGAATTTCCCATATGCACAATGGATAACTATACTTATAGATACTTAATAGGTGCTATTAACTATTTATGCGGTGAGTATGAAAAATCCTCAAGATGGATATATGAGATTGTAGCGGAGCAAAATATTAATCCAAGGCTTAAAAAGAGAGCAGAGGATCTTAAAAACGATTTAAGGCAGAAAATAGCCGAAGCGGCAGAAAAAAAGAAAAAAGAACAGTAA
- a CDS encoding toxic anion resistance protein has protein sequence MEEIKLELSPGPELVPNTLNSIEKEAKTESNALSFEGLTEEEKNAVKEFSTKIDITNSSQIITYGASAQNKIAQFSDSVLRNVKTKDLGEAGKLISNLVVEIQNFDATGEEKKGFFSFLSGAKKTMDRMVANFNKAETNIDKISDNLENHRRQLLKDIELYDLMFENNYVYFKELNLYIVAGKEKLREINEEVIPALRAKAEASGDEVDAQKLNDMINAANRFEKKIHDLMLSRTISLQMAPQIRLLQNNDAQLADKIQSSIVNSIPLWKNQMVIALGLANSKAALETQKKVTETTNELLRKNSEMLKQGSLEVAKESEEGIVSIDTIKKTNQDLIDTINGILEIQEKGRQDRIAAEAELYNIEQELKQALLATKAQN, from the coding sequence ATGGAAGAGATTAAATTAGAACTTTCCCCGGGTCCGGAGCTTGTGCCAAATACATTGAATTCTATTGAAAAGGAAGCGAAAACCGAAAGCAACGCCCTCTCTTTTGAAGGCCTCACTGAAGAAGAAAAAAATGCCGTAAAAGAATTTTCCACTAAAATAGACATTACAAACAGCAGTCAGATAATAACCTACGGAGCCTCCGCTCAAAATAAAATCGCACAGTTTTCAGACTCGGTTCTTAGAAACGTAAAAACAAAGGACCTTGGTGAAGCAGGAAAGCTTATTTCTAACCTTGTAGTTGAAATTCAAAATTTTGATGCCACAGGAGAAGAAAAGAAAGGCTTTTTCAGCTTTTTATCAGGAGCAAAGAAGACCATGGATAGAATGGTTGCAAATTTTAACAAGGCGGAAACAAATATAGATAAAATATCCGATAATCTTGAAAATCATCGCCGCCAGCTTCTTAAGGACATTGAATTATATGATTTGATGTTTGAAAACAATTACGTATATTTTAAAGAGCTTAATTTATATATTGTAGCCGGTAAAGAAAAGCTTAGAGAAATCAATGAAGAAGTAATCCCTGCTTTAAGGGCAAAAGCCGAAGCAAGCGGAGATGAGGTTGACGCGCAAAAGCTTAATGATATGATAAACGCCGCAAATAGGTTTGAAAAGAAAATCCACGACCTTATGCTAAGCCGTACAATTTCTTTGCAGATGGCCCCCCAAATAAGACTTCTGCAAAATAATGACGCTCAGCTTGCGGATAAAATCCAGTCTTCTATCGTAAATTCCATTCCCCTTTGGAAAAATCAAATGGTCATTGCCTTAGGCCTTGCCAATTCCAAAGCCGCTTTGGAAACACAAAAGAAAGTTACGGAAACTACCAATGAACTTCTGAGAAAGAACAGCGAAATGCTGAAGCAGGGCTCCCTTGAAGTAGCAAAGGAAAGCGAAGAAGGCATCGTATCCATAGATACCATTAAAAAGACAAATCAAGACCTTATAGACACCATAAACGGCATTCTTGAAATTCAGGAAAAAGGCCGCCAGGATAGAATTGCCGCAGAAGCAGAACTTTATAATATCGAGCAAGAGCTTAAGCAGGCTCTTCTTGCAACAAAAGCACAGAATTAA
- a CDS encoding nucleotidyltransferase family protein codes for MDIAHKLEVLKKIAREFNNKGINWAVGASLLLYFKGISDTFNDIDILVSEKDVDKVKEILLPLGEGKERIPNDEYKTKYFLEYIIDGVEFDIMAGFIIVFGGEDYYFPIEEANIEDFTLLNGIKIPLQSVSEWRNYYYLMGRTKKVKMIDEYNKSN; via the coding sequence ATGGATATTGCGCATAAACTTGAAGTCCTTAAAAAAATAGCACGGGAGTTTAACAATAAAGGAATAAACTGGGCTGTGGGGGCCTCTTTGCTTTTATATTTTAAAGGGATTTCAGATACCTTTAACGATATTGACATTTTGGTTTCTGAAAAAGATGTGGATAAAGTTAAGGAAATACTTCTTCCCTTAGGAGAAGGCAAAGAAAGAATTCCAAATGATGAATATAAGACGAAATACTTTTTGGAATATATTATAGACGGGGTAGAATTTGATATTATGGCAGGCTTTATCATCGTATTTGGAGGAGAGGATTATTACTTTCCTATTGAAGAAGCTAACATAGAAGATTTTACGCTTTTGAACGGGATAAAGATTCCTCTGCAATCGGTTTCAGAGTGGCGAAATTATTATTATCTTATGGGGCGGACAAAAAAGGTTAAAATGATAGATGAATATAATAAATCGAATTAA
- the tnpA gene encoding IS200/IS605 family transposase, producing the protein MANQHNSLSHTKWMCKYHIVFTPKYRRKIIFNQYRESIGKILRELCGYKGVELIEGHLMPDHVHMLVSIPPKISISSFMGYLKGKSALMIFDRHANLKYKFGNRHFWSVGYYVSTVGLNEATIQKYIREQEQHDIALDKLSVKEYEDPFRG; encoded by the coding sequence ATGGCAAACCAACATAATAGTTTGTCCCACACAAAGTGGATGTGCAAATATCACATTGTGTTCACTCCAAAGTATAGACGTAAAATCATCTTCAATCAATATCGAGAGTCGATTGGGAAAATTCTTCGAGAGTTATGCGGCTACAAAGGCGTAGAACTGATCGAAGGTCACCTGATGCCAGATCATGTGCATATGTTAGTGAGCATTCCACCAAAGATCAGCATTTCAAGTTTTATGGGATATCTAAAAGGGAAAAGTGCCCTGATGATTTTCGATCGACATGCAAATTTGAAGTACAAGTTTGGGAATCGGCATTTTTGGTCAGTTGGCTATTATGTCAGTACGGTAGGACTGAACGAAGCTACCATCCAGAAATACATCAGAGAACAAGAGCAACATGACATTGCTCTAGATAAGCTGAGTGTCAAAGAATATGAAGACCCCTTTAGGGGTTAG
- the glmS gene encoding glutamine--fructose-6-phosphate transaminase (isomerizing) codes for MCGIVGYIGDKKAVPVLLHGLSKLEYRGYDSAGVAVLHNDNINIVKTKGRLKALEEILENKSLEGSLGIGHTRWATHGAPSDINSHPHLSQGSSVAVVHNGIIENYLYLKEELEEKGYKFVSETDTETVAHLIDFYLKLGMEFLDAVIKAVDKIEGSYALGVICDSYPDMLIGIRKDSPLVVGLSEGENFIASDMPAILNYTKDIYLLEEREIAVVKKDGVTVYDRNKNVVKKEIFKVNWDVEAAEKGGFDHFMLKEIYEQPKVVKDTFSGRLKEDGIVLDHIDLNMENVNKIYMSACGTASYAAGIGKSVIESICRIPVFTDIASEFRYNNPIIDEKTLVIVVSQSGETADTLAALRLAKEKGAKTLAVVNVVGSSIAREADYVLYTVAGPEIAVASTKAFSAQIAAMYLLGLFFGLKLNKISMEEYRGYASELKELPQKMNTVLQKAGKLKELSDKYLNVKNVFYIGRGLDYLISLEGSLKLKEIAYIHSEPYPAGELKHGPIALIEESTLIVGHLTRKELFEKTISNLKECKARGAKVFAITTEDNGLIGSTADDVFYIPKTSYLFSSILSNIPQQLFAYYMASGLGNDVDKPRNLAKSVTVE; via the coding sequence ATGTGCGGGATAGTTGGTTACATAGGCGATAAAAAGGCAGTTCCGGTACTTTTGCACGGGCTTTCAAAGCTTGAATACAGAGGATATGATTCGGCCGGAGTGGCGGTTCTTCATAATGACAATATAAATATAGTGAAAACAAAGGGAAGGCTTAAGGCTCTTGAAGAAATTCTTGAAAACAAAAGCCTTGAAGGCTCTTTGGGCATTGGCCATACCAGATGGGCAACCCACGGCGCACCTTCGGATATTAACAGCCACCCCCATTTAAGCCAAGGCTCTTCTGTGGCGGTTGTTCATAACGGAATCATAGAAAACTATCTTTATCTGAAAGAAGAGCTTGAAGAAAAAGGTTATAAATTTGTTTCCGAAACGGATACGGAAACGGTGGCTCATTTAATCGATTTTTATTTAAAATTGGGAATGGAGTTTTTAGACGCCGTAATAAAGGCTGTAGATAAAATAGAAGGCTCTTATGCTCTCGGGGTAATATGCGACAGCTACCCGGATATGCTGATAGGCATAAGAAAGGATAGCCCTCTTGTGGTAGGTCTTTCAGAAGGGGAAAATTTCATTGCTTCGGATATGCCGGCTATTTTAAACTACACAAAGGATATTTACCTTTTGGAAGAAAGAGAAATAGCCGTAGTTAAAAAAGATGGGGTTACCGTATACGACAGGAATAAAAATGTCGTAAAAAAAGAAATATTTAAAGTAAACTGGGACGTTGAAGCTGCTGAAAAGGGTGGATTTGACCACTTTATGCTAAAAGAAATATACGAGCAGCCAAAGGTTGTTAAGGATACTTTTTCGGGAAGGCTTAAAGAAGACGGCATTGTTTTAGACCATATTGACCTTAATATGGAAAATGTCAACAAAATATATATGTCCGCCTGCGGCACGGCTTCTTATGCAGCAGGAATAGGAAAATCCGTCATAGAAAGTATTTGCAGAATCCCTGTTTTTACCGACATAGCAAGTGAATTCAGATACAATAATCCTATTATAGATGAAAAAACCCTTGTTATCGTAGTGTCTCAATCCGGCGAAACAGCCGATACTCTTGCTGCATTAAGGCTTGCGAAAGAAAAAGGGGCAAAGACCCTTGCGGTTGTAAATGTTGTTGGAAGCTCCATCGCAAGAGAAGCAGACTATGTTTTATATACGGTTGCCGGACCTGAAATTGCCGTAGCAAGCACAAAGGCATTTTCCGCCCAAATAGCCGCTATGTATTTACTGGGGCTTTTCTTCGGTCTTAAGCTCAATAAAATTTCTATGGAAGAATACAGAGGTTATGCCAGTGAGCTGAAAGAGCTTCCCCAGAAAATGAATACCGTCCTTCAAAAGGCAGGAAAGCTTAAAGAGCTTTCCGATAAATACCTTAACGTTAAAAATGTATTTTACATAGGAAGAGGCCTTGACTACCTCATAAGTCTTGAAGGCTCTTTAAAGCTTAAAGAAATAGCCTATATCCATTCGGAGCCGTACCCTGCCGGTGAGCTTAAACACGGCCCCATAGCCCTCATTGAAGAAAGCACTCTTATCGTAGGCCACCTTACGAGAAAAGAGCTTTTTGAAAAAACCATTTCAAACCTTAAAGAATGTAAGGCAAGAGGGGCGAAAGTATTTGCTATTACCACAGAGGATAACGGGCTTATAGGAAGCACCGCAGACGATGTATTCTATATCCCAAAAACCAGCTATCTCTTTAGCTCCATTCTTTCCAATATTCCCCAACAGCTTTTCGCCTATTACATGGCTTCAGGCCTTGGCAATGACGTGGATAAACCGAGGAACCTGGCGAAGTCGGTGACGGTGGAATAA
- the glmM gene encoding phosphoglucosamine mutase has translation MGRLFGTDGIRGVANKELTPELAFKLGKAGAYVLTKEKRRKANIIIGMDTRESGDMLEAALIAGMCSVGANVIPLGVIPTPGMAYLVRHYKMDAGVVISASHNPSKDNGIKFFSSEGYKLSDSLEDEIEDIIKNSYDSLPNPSENLGRKMLRHDAVLNYVDFIVDQAEDINLEGMKVAIDCANGATYQAAPMVMKNLGADVHTIHASPDGININKNCGSTHMTSLVEYVRDNHMDIGIAFDGDGDRCLMVDENGKIVEGDEMMSIFATYFKKEGILKNDTLVATVMSNLGLFHMGEKNGINIERASVGDRYVLERMLEIGACLGGEQSGHIIFLDHNTTGDGILTAVQMLKIMHKTGQKLSELNTVMKVLPQVLINAKVKEENKKDFDKNHEINSAVAEVSERFKDRGRVLIRASGTEPLVRVMIEGEDPKELEKEARKVADLIERILG, from the coding sequence ATGGGTAGATTATTTGGTACTGACGGTATTAGAGGCGTTGCAAACAAAGAGCTTACGCCGGAGCTTGCATTTAAGCTCGGAAAGGCCGGCGCTTATGTGCTTACGAAAGAAAAAAGGCGCAAGGCGAATATAATAATAGGAATGGACACGAGAGAATCAGGAGATATGCTGGAGGCCGCTCTGATAGCAGGCATGTGCTCCGTAGGAGCGAATGTCATACCTTTAGGGGTTATCCCTACGCCCGGCATGGCTTACCTCGTAAGGCATTATAAAATGGACGCAGGGGTGGTTATATCCGCATCCCATAATCCATCAAAGGACAATGGCATAAAGTTTTTCTCAAGCGAAGGCTACAAACTTTCCGACAGCCTTGAAGACGAGATAGAAGATATTATAAAAAATTCTTATGACAGCCTTCCAAACCCTTCGGAAAACCTGGGAAGAAAGATGCTAAGGCACGACGCAGTATTAAATTATGTTGACTTTATCGTAGATCAGGCGGAAGACATAAATTTAGAAGGCATGAAAGTAGCCATTGACTGTGCCAACGGCGCTACATATCAGGCGGCCCCTATGGTAATGAAGAATCTTGGAGCCGACGTACATACCATTCATGCATCACCAGACGGAATCAATATCAATAAAAACTGCGGTTCAACCCATATGACTTCTCTTGTGGAATACGTAAGAGATAATCATATGGATATCGGCATCGCCTTTGACGGCGACGGCGACAGATGTCTTATGGTAGATGAAAATGGAAAGATTGTTGAAGGCGACGAAATGATGTCTATTTTCGCAACTTACTTTAAAAAAGAAGGAATTCTTAAAAATGATACCCTTGTTGCTACAGTAATGAGCAATTTAGGCCTCTTCCACATGGGCGAGAAAAACGGCATTAATATTGAAAGGGCTTCCGTAGGAGACCGCTATGTTCTTGAAAGAATGCTTGAAATAGGTGCATGCCTTGGCGGAGAACAGTCAGGCCATATTATATTCCTTGACCATAATACAACAGGAGACGGAATTCTCACGGCTGTACAAATGCTTAAAATCATGCATAAAACAGGCCAGAAGCTTTCTGAGCTTAATACGGTTATGAAAGTGCTTCCGCAGGTTCTTATCAATGCCAAAGTAAAAGAGGAAAATAAAAAGGATTTTGACAAAAACCATGAAATAAATTCAGCGGTTGCAGAAGTTTCTGAAAGGTTTAAAGACAGAGGCAGGGTTCTCATAAGGGCGTCGGGAACAGAGCCGCTTGTAAGGGTAATGATAGAAGGAGAAGACCCTAAGGAGCTTGAAAAAGAAGCTCGTAAGGTTGCAGATTTAATTGAACGTATTCTAGGCTAA
- a CDS encoding CdaR family protein has translation MTMFEKIKALFTNNILWKGVALVMAVMLWLIAVNIEDPVLAEDYLVPLQIIGMDALNQNDLVLLNEDALKSATIRIRVRATRKVLTTRLSKSNISAYIDMKNFTVVSPDKIGKELPIQIDFDIPQTLEAETEILKLTPSSVNVILDYYETKEVPVNIIISKKPAQGYVAGEAALDPSVINVSGAKSILDSIETINVEASLDGATEDYQDLLKPVVTDINDNDITNKVKLSALEVSANIPIYKQGRIPVKKPEIIGYAANGYTITNVKIDPEFIDVVGKTEEIEALKEIAIEPVSISGASSDQVFTRDVRDFLRPTNLNVKNGTPHEVTVTVFLEREITKTLSVESSTLAVIGDRNNATFDEEISVQLKGVERVMASIDDNGLSGSFNIENLEQGTHYVDVEFILPEGVTIVGETPQIKVIIGEAEEAETQPPTETNIPPTEEPSEPPEEEPSETPPEP, from the coding sequence ATGACAATGTTTGAGAAGATAAAAGCGCTTTTTACAAATAATATATTATGGAAGGGCGTAGCCCTTGTTATGGCTGTGATGCTTTGGCTTATAGCTGTAAATATAGAAGACCCTGTTTTGGCGGAGGATTACCTCGTTCCCCTTCAAATTATAGGGATGGACGCTTTAAATCAGAATGACCTTGTGCTTTTAAACGAAGATGCCCTTAAAAGTGCCACTATCAGAATCAGAGTTAGAGCCACTAGAAAGGTGCTTACCACAAGGCTTTCCAAATCGAATATTTCAGCTTATATCGATATGAAGAATTTTACCGTTGTTTCTCCGGATAAAATAGGTAAAGAGCTGCCGATACAAATAGACTTTGATATACCGCAAACCTTAGAAGCAGAAACGGAAATATTAAAGCTTACACCCAGCAGTGTAAATGTTATATTAGATTATTATGAAACGAAGGAAGTTCCCGTAAACATCATTATTTCCAAAAAGCCTGCCCAGGGCTATGTTGCGGGAGAAGCCGCCTTAGACCCTTCTGTCATTAATGTGAGCGGTGCTAAGAGTATTCTCGATTCTATAGAAACTATAAACGTTGAAGCAAGCCTTGACGGAGCCACGGAAGATTATCAGGACCTTTTAAAGCCTGTTGTAACAGATATAAACGATAATGATATAACCAACAAGGTGAAATTAAGTGCTCTTGAGGTTTCAGCGAATATACCTATTTATAAGCAGGGCCGTATTCCTGTGAAGAAGCCTGAGATAATCGGGTACGCAGCCAATGGATATACCATAACCAATGTGAAAATCGACCCTGAATTTATAGACGTAGTAGGTAAAACTGAAGAAATCGAGGCACTTAAGGAAATTGCCATAGAGCCTGTAAGCATATCCGGGGCAAGCTCCGACCAGGTGTTCACAAGAGACGTCAGAGATTTCCTACGGCCCACAAATCTTAATGTTAAAAACGGAACACCTCATGAAGTAACGGTTACAGTCTTTCTTGAAAGAGAAATAACAAAGACCTTAAGTGTGGAATCTTCTACCCTTGCAGTTATAGGTGACAGGAATAACGCTACATTCGATGAAGAGATAAGCGTACAGCTTAAGGGTGTTGAAAGGGTAATGGCCTCTATAGATGATAACGGACTTTCAGGAAGCTTTAATATAGAAAACCTTGAACAGGGGACCCATTATGTAGATGTTGAATTTATACTTCCTGAGGGGGTAACTATAGTAGGCGAAACACCGCAAATAAAAGTAATTATAGGTGAGGCAGAGGAGGCGGAAACGCAACCCCCAACCGAAACAAATATCCCGCCTACGGAAGAACCTTCGGAACCGCCGGAAGAAGAGCCTTCCGAAACACCACCAGAGCCTTAA